One genomic segment of Paenibacillus sp. FSL H8-0332 includes these proteins:
- a CDS encoding XTP/dITP diphosphatase: MKSGSGILIVATKNKGKVREFQHAFAPLGLTVKSMYDYPDLPDVVEDGATFAENAFKKSRAVGNALGLPVLADDSGLCVEALDGSPGVYSARYAGEAADDEANNLKLMSELERLKQGEDTGQPLLSPARFVCALSLYDPADGREWTAEGTVEGWITSEPAGGGGFGYDPLFYLPEYEKTMAELTLAEKQAISHRGTALRRLTEKLAAAQSGGQ, translated from the coding sequence ATGAAATCCGGCAGCGGAATTCTGATTGTCGCAACGAAGAACAAAGGCAAGGTGCGGGAGTTCCAGCATGCCTTTGCTCCCCTCGGACTCACGGTCAAAAGCATGTATGACTACCCGGATCTGCCGGATGTAGTCGAGGACGGGGCCACTTTTGCCGAGAATGCCTTCAAGAAATCACGCGCAGTAGGGAATGCCCTTGGACTGCCGGTGCTGGCAGACGATTCCGGGCTCTGCGTAGAGGCGCTGGACGGAAGCCCCGGCGTGTATTCGGCCCGCTATGCTGGTGAAGCAGCGGATGATGAGGCGAATAATCTGAAGCTGATGAGCGAGCTGGAGCGGCTGAAGCAGGGGGAGGATACCGGACAGCCGCTGCTGAGTCCCGCACGGTTTGTCTGTGCCCTGTCGCTCTATGATCCGGCGGACGGACGGGAATGGACGGCTGAGGGTACGGTCGAAGGCTGGATTACCTCGGAGCCTGCGGGCGGCGGCGGTTTCGGCTATGACCCGCTGTTCTATCTTCCGGAATACGAGAAGACGATGGCTGAGCTGACGCTTGCGGAGAAGCAGGCGATCAGCCACCGCGGGACGGCGCTGCGGCGTCTGACCGAGAAGCTTGCTGCCGCGCAGAGCGGCGGTCAATAG
- the rph gene encoding ribonuclease PH, producing the protein MRSNGRNEDQLRPITITTQTNKYAEGSVIIEMGDTKVICTATVDEKVPPFLKGQGKGWVTAEYSMLPRATQTRNQREAARGKLTGRTMEIQRLIGRALRSVVNLQALGERSITLDCDVIQADGGTRTASITGAFVAMAFAMNKLALQNKLTVFPITDYLAAISVGVVGDKTLLDLNYEEDSKAKVDMNVVMTGGGAFVEVQGTGEERPFTRQELDQLLGLGEKGIYELIAVQKEVLGAIALKIPAGQTGQGV; encoded by the coding sequence ATGAGATCAAACGGACGCAACGAAGATCAGCTCCGGCCAATAACGATAACGACCCAGACCAACAAATATGCAGAAGGCTCCGTCATCATTGAGATGGGAGATACCAAGGTCATCTGTACGGCAACCGTGGATGAGAAGGTCCCGCCGTTTCTGAAAGGACAAGGCAAGGGCTGGGTAACCGCCGAATATTCGATGCTTCCCCGCGCGACCCAGACCCGCAACCAGCGTGAAGCCGCGCGCGGCAAGCTGACCGGGCGGACCATGGAGATCCAGCGTCTGATCGGACGGGCCTTGCGTTCGGTGGTGAATTTGCAGGCGCTCGGCGAACGCAGTATTACGCTGGACTGTGATGTGATTCAAGCGGACGGGGGAACGCGGACGGCTTCGATCACGGGCGCTTTTGTAGCGATGGCCTTCGCCATGAACAAGCTTGCCCTCCAGAATAAGCTGACGGTCTTCCCGATTACGGACTACCTGGCAGCCATCAGTGTGGGGGTAGTCGGCGACAAGACACTGCTCGATCTGAATTATGAAGAGGATTCCAAGGCGAAGGTGGATATGAACGTGGTTATGACGGGCGGCGGTGCTTTCGTTGAGGTTCAGGGCACAGGCGAAGAGCGGCCATTTACCCGACAGGAGCTTGACCAGCTGCTGGGTCTTGGAGAGAAGGGGATCTACGAGCTGATCGCTGTGCAAAAAGAAGTCCTTGGCGCCATCGCGCTCAAAATCCCTGCCGGCCAGACCGGCCAAGGGGTGTAG
- a CDS encoding GerMN domain-containing protein — translation MKPVKHLRGASAACLLAVPLVLSGCSLFGSESAAVDPPPAAVEAQMLQVSGEDTLDTGVFGPASLNETDLSVGVKDTGAPAVAGERTTVYLEDQNGLLAPVALSFPKSEDTVMLKNSLTALVSKGDYASALPKGFQGVLPAGTIVNQVSVGQDHVAIVEFNSAFNDYDPADERKILEALTWTLTGQDDIKGVQLWVDGKKLTEMPLQGTPLDRPLARTMGINLPKHNALMMNSSAVTVYFAAASPDGGHQYYVPVTRFVPAGGDTVKAALSELIAGPQSENGLEMVMTQGTVVDSVKAGQNGVVTVSLTDDMFEGSTSIPEEMLESVVLTVAQNTDDSLVQIRLNGKDTVTGTNNVDYGQPVSAPEYVNELPL, via the coding sequence ATGAAACCTGTGAAACACCTCCGCGGGGCGTCTGCGGCTTGCCTGCTGGCCGTTCCGCTTGTGCTCTCCGGCTGCAGTCTGTTCGGTTCAGAATCCGCCGCTGTGGACCCGCCTCCCGCCGCCGTAGAAGCTCAAATGCTGCAAGTGAGCGGGGAAGATACGCTGGATACCGGTGTATTCGGACCCGCATCCCTGAATGAGACGGATCTGTCCGTTGGGGTGAAGGATACCGGTGCGCCTGCTGTAGCCGGTGAGCGGACCACTGTGTATCTGGAGGATCAGAACGGTCTGCTGGCTCCGGTGGCTCTGTCTTTTCCGAAAAGCGAGGACACAGTCATGCTGAAGAATTCCCTCACGGCACTGGTCAGCAAGGGGGATTACGCGTCTGCACTACCTAAGGGCTTCCAGGGCGTACTGCCCGCAGGGACGATAGTGAATCAGGTGTCGGTCGGCCAGGACCATGTCGCCATTGTTGAATTCAACTCGGCGTTTAACGACTACGATCCTGCGGATGAACGCAAAATCCTTGAAGCGCTGACCTGGACACTGACCGGGCAGGATGACATTAAGGGAGTGCAGCTCTGGGTCGATGGCAAAAAGCTGACTGAAATGCCGCTGCAAGGCACACCGCTGGATCGCCCGCTGGCCCGCACGATGGGCATTAATCTGCCGAAGCATAACGCATTGATGATGAACTCCAGCGCAGTCACAGTCTATTTCGCAGCTGCTTCACCGGATGGCGGCCATCAGTATTATGTTCCGGTTACCCGGTTTGTACCCGCTGGCGGGGATACGGTGAAGGCTGCTCTGAGCGAGCTGATTGCCGGACCGCAGTCCGAGAACGGCCTGGAGATGGTCATGACGCAGGGAACGGTGGTCGATTCTGTAAAAGCAGGGCAGAACGGAGTAGTCACCGTATCGCTGACCGATGATATGTTCGAAGGCAGCACAAGCATTCCCGAGGAGATGCTGGAGTCGGTCGTGCTGACGGTGGCCCAGAATACAGATGATTCGCTGGTGCAGATCCGTCTGAACGGCAAGGATACGGTTACGGGTACCAATAACGTCGATTACGGCCAGCCTGTTTCAGCGCCGGAATATGTGAACGAGCTGCCGCTTTAG
- a CDS encoding phosphatidylglycerophosphatase A gives MTDAKIPYSLNSKAVAEATRYWLHKRGVTLEEIAELVMLLQKKYYPGLTMEECIHNVEMVLSKREVQNAVLTGIQLDVLAEEGKLFAPLQEMIENDEGLYGVDEILAFSIVNVYGSIGFTNFGYVDKLKPGVLERLNDKTTGQIHTYLDDIVGAVAAAASSRIAHRKQAEIEQKLGLELEPEDVEEAARRSTMENTKPE, from the coding sequence ATGACTGATGCCAAAATTCCTTACAGCCTCAACAGCAAAGCCGTTGCCGAAGCGACCCGGTACTGGCTGCACAAGCGCGGGGTAACCTTAGAGGAGATCGCCGAGCTTGTCATGCTGCTGCAAAAGAAATACTATCCGGGCCTGACCATGGAGGAATGTATTCATAACGTCGAGATGGTACTCAGCAAGCGTGAGGTGCAGAATGCAGTTCTGACCGGCATCCAGCTGGATGTACTGGCCGAAGAGGGCAAGCTGTTTGCCCCGCTGCAGGAAATGATTGAGAATGACGAAGGCTTATACGGGGTGGATGAGATTCTCGCCTTTTCCATCGTGAATGTATATGGCAGCATCGGCTTCACCAACTTCGGGTATGTGGACAAGCTTAAGCCGGGCGTGCTGGAAAGGCTGAATGACAAAACCACCGGCCAGATCCATACTTATCTGGATGATATCGTAGGTGCCGTAGCCGCAGCAGCCAGCAGCCGTATTGCCCACCGCAAGCAGGCGGAAATTGAGCAGAAGCTTGGCCTGGAACTTGAACCGGAGGATGTGGAAGAGGCTGCACGGCGCAGCACTATGGAGAACACTAAGCCAGAGTAA